In Kitasatospora gansuensis, a genomic segment contains:
- the gcvP gene encoding aminomethyl-transferring glycine dehydrogenase translates to MNAQPTLTELEQSSPFENRHIGPDAAAQEKMLAQVGYGSLDELSDAAVPDAIKSLTALGLPAGRSEAQVLAELRELADHNQVLQPMIGLGYYGTFTPPVILRNVLENPAWYTAYTPYQPEISQGRLEALINFQTVVADLTGLDTSGSSLLDEGTAAAEAMALARRVGKVKGGVFLVDADTLPQTIAVIQTRAEPTGVEVVVADLSEGIPAEVAERGVFGVLLQYPGASGAVRDLAPVIEQAHGLGAIVAVAADLLALTLLKSPGSLGADIACGTSQRFGVPMGFGGPHAGYLAVRAAYARSLPGRLVGVSVDADGNRAYRLALQTREQHIRREKATSNICTAQVLLAVMASMYAVYHGPDGLADIARRTHRYAAALAEGLRAGGVELTTGQFFDTVTAKVPGRAAAVVAAARENGVNVFQASEDLVSISCDETTTREHLAAVWAAFGVTAEVAEAADALPAALLREDEYLTHPVFHSHRSETAMLRYLRRLADRDYALDRGMIPLGSCTMKLNATTEMEPVTWPEFGQLHPFAPVDQAAGFLTLIRQLEQQLVEVTGYDAVSIQPNAGSQGELAGLLAVRAYHRANGDTQRDVCLIPASAHGTNAASAVMAGMRVVVVKTLTDGDVDVEDLKAKIEQHRDQLSVLMVTYPSTHGVFETEITTICALVHEAGGQVYVDGANLNALVGLAKPGKFGADVSHLNLHKTFCIPHGGGGPGVGPVAVRSHLAPYLPNHPLQSEAGPATGVGPISAAPWGSAAILPISWAYVRLMGGEGLKRATQVAVLNANYIAKRLAPHFPVLYTGPGGLVAHECIIDLRPLTKETGVTVDDIAKRLIDYGFHAPTMSFPVAGTLMIEPTESEDLGEIDRFCETMIEIRAEIEKVGNGEWAADDNPLRNAPHTAATMAGEWTHGYSRQEAVFPAGVNPADKYWPPVSRIDGAYGDRNLVCSCPPLDEYGS, encoded by the coding sequence ATGAATGCCCAGCCGACCCTCACCGAGCTTGAGCAGTCAAGCCCCTTCGAGAACCGTCACATCGGCCCCGACGCCGCCGCCCAGGAGAAGATGCTGGCGCAGGTCGGGTACGGCTCGCTGGACGAGCTGTCCGACGCCGCCGTGCCGGACGCGATCAAGAGCCTGACCGCGCTCGGCCTCCCGGCCGGCCGCAGCGAGGCGCAGGTGCTCGCCGAGCTGCGCGAGCTGGCGGACCACAACCAGGTGCTCCAGCCGATGATCGGCCTGGGCTACTACGGCACCTTCACCCCGCCGGTGATCCTGCGCAACGTGCTGGAGAACCCGGCCTGGTACACCGCCTACACGCCGTACCAGCCGGAGATCTCGCAGGGCCGGCTGGAGGCCCTGATCAACTTCCAGACCGTGGTCGCCGACCTGACCGGCCTGGACACCTCCGGCTCCTCGCTGCTCGACGAGGGCACGGCCGCCGCCGAGGCGATGGCGCTGGCCCGCCGGGTCGGCAAGGTCAAGGGCGGGGTCTTCCTGGTCGACGCCGACACCCTGCCGCAGACCATCGCGGTGATCCAGACCCGGGCCGAGCCGACCGGGGTCGAGGTGGTCGTCGCCGACCTGTCCGAGGGCATCCCGGCCGAGGTGGCCGAGCGCGGCGTCTTCGGTGTGCTGCTCCAGTACCCCGGAGCCTCCGGCGCGGTCCGCGACCTGGCCCCGGTGATCGAGCAGGCGCACGGCCTGGGCGCGATCGTCGCGGTCGCCGCCGACCTGCTGGCGCTCACCCTGCTCAAGTCGCCGGGCTCGCTCGGCGCCGACATCGCCTGCGGCACCTCGCAGCGCTTCGGTGTCCCGATGGGCTTCGGCGGCCCGCACGCCGGCTACCTGGCGGTCCGCGCCGCGTACGCCCGCAGCCTGCCCGGCCGCCTGGTCGGTGTCTCGGTGGACGCCGACGGCAACCGCGCGTACCGGCTGGCGCTGCAGACCCGTGAGCAGCACATCCGCCGCGAGAAGGCCACCTCCAACATCTGCACCGCCCAGGTGCTGCTGGCCGTGATGGCCTCGATGTACGCGGTCTACCACGGCCCGGACGGCCTGGCCGACATCGCCCGCCGGACCCACCGCTACGCCGCCGCGCTGGCCGAGGGCCTGCGCGCGGGCGGCGTCGAGCTGACCACCGGTCAGTTCTTCGACACCGTCACCGCCAAGGTGCCGGGCCGGGCCGCCGCAGTGGTCGCCGCCGCCCGCGAGAACGGCGTGAACGTCTTCCAGGCGTCCGAGGACCTGGTCTCGATCTCCTGTGACGAGACCACCACCCGGGAGCACCTGGCCGCCGTCTGGGCCGCCTTCGGCGTCACCGCCGAGGTCGCCGAGGCCGCCGACGCGCTGCCCGCCGCCCTGCTGCGCGAGGACGAGTACCTGACCCACCCGGTCTTCCACAGCCACCGCTCGGAGACCGCGATGCTGCGCTACCTGCGCCGCCTCGCCGACCGGGACTACGCGCTGGACCGCGGCATGATCCCGCTGGGCTCCTGCACCATGAAGCTCAACGCGACCACCGAGATGGAGCCGGTGACCTGGCCCGAGTTCGGCCAGCTGCACCCGTTCGCCCCGGTGGACCAGGCCGCGGGCTTCCTGACCCTGATCCGGCAGCTGGAGCAGCAGCTGGTCGAGGTGACCGGCTACGACGCGGTCAGCATCCAGCCGAACGCCGGTTCGCAGGGCGAGCTGGCCGGTCTGCTGGCGGTCCGCGCCTACCACCGGGCCAACGGTGACACCCAGCGCGACGTCTGCCTGATCCCGGCCTCCGCGCACGGCACCAACGCGGCCTCCGCCGTGATGGCCGGCATGCGGGTGGTCGTGGTGAAGACCCTGACCGACGGTGACGTGGACGTCGAGGACCTCAAGGCCAAGATCGAGCAGCACCGCGACCAGCTCTCGGTGCTGATGGTCACCTACCCGTCCACCCACGGCGTGTTCGAGACCGAGATCACCACCATCTGCGCCCTCGTGCACGAGGCCGGCGGCCAGGTGTACGTGGACGGCGCCAACCTGAACGCCCTGGTCGGCCTGGCCAAGCCGGGCAAGTTCGGCGCGGACGTCTCGCACCTGAACCTGCACAAGACCTTCTGCATCCCGCACGGCGGCGGCGGCCCGGGCGTCGGCCCGGTCGCGGTGCGCTCGCACCTGGCGCCGTACCTGCCGAACCACCCGCTGCAGTCCGAGGCGGGCCCGGCCACCGGTGTCGGCCCGATCTCGGCCGCCCCGTGGGGCTCGGCCGCGATCCTGCCGATCTCCTGGGCGTACGTCCGGCTGATGGGCGGCGAGGGCCTCAAGCGCGCCACCCAGGTCGCGGTGCTGAACGCCAACTACATCGCCAAGCGGCTCGCCCCGCACTTCCCGGTGCTCTACACCGGCCCCGGCGGGCTGGTCGCGCACGAGTGCATCATCGACCTGCGTCCGCTCACCAAGGAGACGGGGGTGACCGTGGACGACATCGCCAAGCGCCTGATCGACTACGGCTTCCACGCCCCGACCATGTCCTTCCCGGTGGCCGGCACCCTGATGATCGAGCCGACCGAGTCCGAGGACCTGGGCGAGATCGACCGGTTCTGCGAGACCATGATCGAGATCCGCGCGGAGATCGAGAAGGTCGGCAACGGCGAGTGGGCGGCGGACGACAACCCGCTGCGCAACGCCCCGCACACCGCCGCCACGATGGCCGGTGAGTGGACCCACGGCTACTCGCGCCAGGAGGCCGTCTTCCCGGCCGGCGTGAACCCGGCGGACAAGTACTGGCCGCCGGTGAGCCGGATCGACGGCGCGTACGGCGACCGCAACCTGGTCTGCTCCTGCCCGCCGCTGGACGAGTACGGCTCCTGA
- a CDS encoding DUF5999 family protein, translating to MCQHRPECPSAESTDHEAAVTVACHPDQGWSLLCNGVLLFDDTGELLPDGRVVAPRRPLAIAS from the coding sequence ATGTGCCAGCACCGTCCTGAGTGTCCGTCAGCGGAGTCCACCGACCACGAGGCGGCCGTCACCGTCGCCTGCCACCCCGACCAGGGGTGGAGCCTGCTCTGCAACGGCGTCCTGCTGTTCGACGACACCGGCGAGCTGCTGCCCGACGGCCGGGTGGTGGCCCCGCGCCGCCCGCTGGCGATCGCCTCCTGA
- a CDS encoding glutamate-cysteine ligase family protein, with the protein MGEKVVATRAELSDRQLYRRKLQSCLDALERMLREGRFDRPKAMVGLEIELNLADDLGRPVMRNEQVLASIASGDFQTELGQFNIELNIAARRLTGHVLDELREEIDTGLRYADRKAEEVGARIAMVGILPTLDLDHTGLDAMSHNDRYTLLSDQILAARGEDIALDIEGVERLQVESVTMVAEAAATSLQLHLQVTPERFAPVWNAAQAIASVQLALGANSPFLFGRELWRETRPVLFQQACDTRSAELKAQGVRPITWFGERWVDSALDLFAENQRYFPPLLPICDDEDPAKVLASGGVPKLAEMRLHNGTIYRWNRPVYDVADGVPHLRVENRCLPAGPTVVDTLANAAFYYGLVRVLAEQPRPIWTRMPFAQADENFHTAARYGIDAVLQWPKSGRGARGSVPVAATELVLNELLPMARQGLDEWGIEPGDRDRYLGIIEQRCLRRTNGAAWQAATVHLLRERYGMDRSSAIAAMTRRYLEHMRGGEPVHTWPVG; encoded by the coding sequence ATGGGCGAGAAGGTCGTGGCGACGCGCGCGGAACTGTCCGATCGGCAGCTGTACCGCCGGAAGCTCCAGTCCTGCCTGGACGCGCTGGAGCGGATGCTGCGCGAGGGGCGTTTCGACCGGCCGAAGGCCATGGTCGGCCTGGAGATCGAGCTCAACCTGGCCGACGACCTCGGCCGCCCGGTGATGCGCAACGAGCAGGTGCTGGCCTCGATCGCCTCCGGTGACTTCCAGACCGAGCTGGGCCAGTTCAACATCGAGCTGAACATCGCCGCCCGCCGGCTCACCGGCCACGTGCTGGACGAGCTGCGCGAGGAGATCGACACCGGGCTGCGCTACGCCGACCGGAAGGCCGAGGAGGTGGGCGCCCGGATCGCGATGGTGGGCATCCTGCCGACCCTGGACCTGGACCACACCGGCCTGGACGCGATGTCCCACAACGACCGGTACACCCTGCTGAGCGACCAGATACTGGCCGCCCGCGGCGAGGACATCGCGCTGGACATCGAGGGTGTGGAGCGGCTCCAGGTGGAGTCGGTCACGATGGTCGCCGAGGCCGCCGCCACCTCGCTGCAGCTGCACCTGCAGGTCACCCCGGAGCGCTTCGCCCCGGTCTGGAACGCGGCGCAGGCGATCGCCTCGGTGCAGCTGGCCCTGGGCGCCAACTCGCCGTTCCTGTTCGGCCGCGAGCTCTGGCGGGAGACCAGGCCGGTGCTGTTCCAGCAGGCCTGCGACACCCGTTCGGCGGAGCTCAAGGCACAGGGCGTGCGCCCGATCACCTGGTTCGGCGAGCGCTGGGTGGACTCCGCGCTCGACCTCTTCGCGGAGAACCAGCGCTACTTCCCGCCGCTGCTGCCGATCTGCGACGACGAGGACCCGGCCAAGGTGCTGGCCTCCGGCGGCGTCCCGAAACTGGCCGAGATGCGCCTGCACAACGGCACCATCTACCGCTGGAACCGCCCGGTGTACGACGTCGCCGACGGCGTCCCGCACCTGCGGGTGGAGAACCGCTGCCTGCCCGCCGGGCCGACCGTGGTGGACACCCTGGCCAACGCCGCCTTCTACTACGGCCTGGTCCGGGTACTGGCCGAACAGCCCCGGCCGATCTGGACCAGGATGCCGTTCGCCCAGGCGGACGAGAACTTCCACACCGCCGCCCGGTACGGCATCGATGCGGTGCTGCAGTGGCCGAAGTCCGGCCGGGGTGCCCGGGGCTCCGTCCCGGTGGCGGCCACCGAACTGGTGCTGAACGAGCTGCTGCCGATGGCCAGGCAGGGTCTGGACGAGTGGGGCATCGAGCCGGGTGACCGGGACCGCTACCTCGGCATCATCGAGCAGCGCTGCCTGCGCCGCACCAACGGCGCCGCCTGGCAGGCGGCCACGGTGCACCTGCTGCGCGAGCGGTACGGGATGGACCGCTCCTCGGCGATCGCCGCGATGACCCGGCGCTACCTGGAGCACATGCGCGGCGGCGAGCCCGTGCACACCTGGCCGGTGGGGTGA
- a CDS encoding phosphocholine-specific phospholipase C, whose protein sequence is MSPEVSRRTLLGGVAAAAVLSALPLSVREALAAPGKPGRLTDIQHVVVLMQENRAFDHYFGTLPGVRGFGDRAAVRGVNGRSVFHQPDPSRKEGHLLPFPMNAAHTSAYRQGAPAFGFVDSMKVWNDGLADGAVSRRSGGWLGQGYYEPADMPFYNAIASAFTTCDAYHASVQCNTNTNRDHFMTGTSGGTVRDLPVTDNSYVPGGYEWTTYAERLERAGISWKTYQALDNYDDNALAWFAPFQQAKPGEPLYERGMRMAGDPAKEKDPFAMGDALVEAFTADVRADRLPQVSWLVAPAALSEHADYAPPNGEHLTARLLSALAAEPEVWAKTVFILNYDEHGGFFDHLLPPVPPLAVGRGKSTVPVDGEVVVRVSKGSSTYHRVVGQDGRYRVKAADGSLTWSDTLPAGESVVSGPYPMGLGVRVPMVVVSPWTRGGVVDSTVYDHTSVIRFLEQRFGVAEPNISPWRRAVTGDLTSVFDFSGRDPVWPQLPDTSGNRQKVTDTGKLPAPTVPSPQVLPRQQTGTRTARPNPYNLKLKPRVRDGQLTLDLANHGKQGAVFAAYPAPGTPPRHYTLAAKDRLSDSWAIGPEGYDLRVHGPNGALWHLRGDAAGAYEAELFEESGAERVLEFHLINRSRSPQVFLIGDLAYGGGVQEVRITGQDTRPVRVRVNREGWYDLAVSVQGDLTFRRRYAGRMPGQEQGVTDPAMGLADALTLDVALGAASATIDEAILVPGRAARVTARFTAGAALAGIETRPVLPPGWTATVVTAPPAALAAGATATAEWEVRPPAVLPVGATHRILVTARARAGERFVLADGELTARTAPVMAGHLLGEDFESLAPLLQPVGTVSGWTAQAPQGWSVVNAPGMPQGTARLQGWTFHTKRAWSTPAGQDRGAFTRGLGVLAVADPDDWDDTGAPSAKGKFDSTLVSPAVPIPAGVGTLYLGFDSHYRQEAPQKAAVTAVFDTGQEVRLVFWSSDATGNDNAGKDVQNSFVTRQFAVPAGASAVTLKFRMYDAGNNWFWAVDHVRLDSSPIKG, encoded by the coding sequence ATGAGTCCCGAAGTCTCGCGCCGCACCCTGCTCGGCGGAGTCGCCGCGGCCGCCGTGCTGTCCGCCCTGCCGCTCAGCGTCCGGGAGGCGCTGGCCGCCCCCGGGAAGCCGGGCCGGCTGACGGACATTCAGCACGTGGTGGTGCTGATGCAGGAGAACCGCGCGTTCGACCACTACTTCGGCACCCTGCCCGGTGTGCGCGGCTTCGGTGACCGCGCCGCCGTGCGCGGGGTGAACGGGCGCTCGGTGTTCCACCAGCCGGACCCGTCCCGCAAGGAGGGCCACCTGCTGCCGTTCCCGATGAACGCCGCGCACACCAGCGCGTACCGGCAGGGCGCCCCGGCCTTCGGCTTCGTCGACTCGATGAAGGTCTGGAACGACGGCCTGGCCGACGGCGCGGTCTCCCGCCGCTCCGGCGGCTGGCTCGGGCAGGGCTACTACGAGCCCGCCGACATGCCGTTCTACAACGCGATCGCCTCGGCCTTCACCACCTGCGACGCGTACCACGCCTCGGTGCAGTGCAACACCAACACCAACCGCGACCACTTCATGACCGGCACCAGCGGCGGCACCGTCCGGGACCTCCCGGTGACCGACAACAGCTACGTCCCCGGCGGGTACGAGTGGACCACCTACGCCGAGCGGCTGGAGCGGGCCGGGATCAGCTGGAAGACCTACCAGGCGCTGGACAACTACGACGACAACGCGCTCGCCTGGTTCGCCCCCTTCCAGCAGGCCAAGCCCGGTGAGCCGCTGTACGAGCGCGGCATGCGGATGGCCGGCGACCCGGCCAAGGAGAAGGACCCGTTCGCGATGGGCGACGCGCTGGTCGAGGCGTTCACCGCCGACGTGCGGGCCGACCGGCTGCCGCAGGTCTCCTGGCTGGTCGCCCCGGCCGCGCTCTCCGAGCACGCCGACTACGCGCCGCCGAACGGCGAGCACCTGACCGCCCGGCTGCTCTCCGCGCTGGCCGCCGAGCCCGAGGTGTGGGCCAAGACCGTCTTCATCCTGAACTACGACGAGCACGGCGGCTTCTTCGACCACCTGCTGCCCCCGGTGCCGCCGCTGGCCGTCGGGCGCGGCAAGTCCACCGTCCCGGTGGACGGCGAGGTGGTGGTCCGGGTGAGCAAGGGCAGCTCGACCTACCACCGGGTGGTCGGCCAGGACGGCCGGTACCGGGTGAAGGCCGCCGACGGCTCGCTCACCTGGTCCGACACCCTGCCCGCCGGGGAGAGCGTGGTCTCGGGCCCGTACCCGATGGGCCTGGGCGTGCGAGTGCCGATGGTGGTGGTCTCGCCGTGGACCCGGGGCGGCGTGGTGGACTCCACCGTCTACGACCACACCTCGGTGATCCGCTTCCTGGAGCAGCGCTTCGGGGTGGCCGAGCCCAACATCAGCCCCTGGCGGCGCGCCGTCACCGGTGACCTGACCTCGGTCTTCGACTTCTCCGGCCGCGACCCGGTCTGGCCGCAGCTGCCCGACACCAGCGGCAACCGCCAGAAGGTCACCGACACCGGCAAACTGCCCGCCCCGACCGTGCCCAGCCCGCAGGTGCTGCCCCGTCAGCAGACCGGGACCAGGACGGCCCGGCCGAACCCGTACAACCTGAAGCTGAAGCCGAGGGTGAGGGACGGTCAGCTGACGCTGGATCTGGCCAACCACGGCAAGCAGGGCGCGGTGTTCGCCGCCTACCCGGCGCCCGGCACGCCGCCCCGGCACTACACGCTGGCGGCCAAGGACCGGCTCTCCGACAGCTGGGCGATCGGCCCGGAGGGCTACGACCTGCGGGTGCACGGTCCGAACGGCGCGCTCTGGCACCTGCGCGGCGACGCGGCCGGGGCGTACGAGGCGGAGCTGTTCGAGGAGTCCGGCGCCGAGCGGGTGCTGGAGTTCCACCTGATCAACCGTTCGAGGAGCCCGCAGGTCTTCCTGATCGGCGACCTGGCCTACGGCGGCGGGGTGCAGGAGGTCCGGATCACCGGCCAGGACACCCGGCCGGTGCGGGTCAGGGTCAACCGCGAGGGCTGGTACGACCTGGCGGTCTCGGTGCAGGGCGACCTGACGTTCCGTCGGCGCTACGCCGGGCGGATGCCCGGGCAGGAGCAGGGCGTGACCGACCCGGCGATGGGGCTGGCCGACGCGCTCACCCTGGACGTGGCGCTCGGCGCCGCCTCCGCCACCATCGACGAGGCGATCCTGGTCCCGGGCCGGGCCGCCCGGGTGACCGCGCGGTTCACCGCCGGCGCCGCGCTGGCGGGCATCGAGACCCGGCCGGTGCTGCCGCCGGGCTGGACCGCCACCGTGGTCACCGCACCGCCGGCCGCCCTGGCCGCGGGCGCCACCGCGACCGCCGAGTGGGAGGTGCGGCCGCCCGCCGTGCTGCCGGTCGGTGCCACCCACCGCATCCTGGTCACCGCCCGGGCCCGGGCCGGGGAGCGTTTCGTGCTGGCCGACGGCGAACTGACCGCCCGGACCGCCCCGGTGATGGCCGGTCACCTGCTCGGCGAGGACTTCGAGTCGCTGGCCCCGCTGCTCCAGCCGGTCGGCACCGTCTCCGGCTGGACCGCCCAGGCGCCGCAGGGGTGGTCGGTGGTCAACGCGCCCGGCATGCCGCAGGGCACCGCCCGGCTGCAGGGCTGGACCTTCCACACCAAGCGCGCCTGGTCCACCCCGGCCGGGCAGGACCGGGGCGCCTTCACCCGGGGCCTGGGCGTTCTGGCGGTGGCCGACCCGGACGACTGGGACGACACCGGCGCGCCCTCGGCCAAGGGGAAGTTCGACTCCACCCTGGTCTCGCCCGCCGTGCCGATCCCGGCCGGGGTCGGCACGCTGTACCTGGGCTTCGACTCGCACTACCGGCAGGAGGCGCCGCAGAAGGCGGCCGTCACGGCGGTCTTCGACACCGGCCAGGAGGTCCGGCTGGTCTTCTGGAGCTCGGACGCGACGGGTAACGACAACGCGGGCAAGGACGTCCAGAACAGCTTCGTGACCCGGCAGTTCGCCGTCCCGGCGGGCGCGTCCGCGGTGACGCTGAAGTTCCGGATGTACGACGCGGGCAACAACTGGTTCTGGGCGGTCGACCACGTCCGGCTGGACAGCTCGCCGATCAAGGGCTGA
- a CDS encoding CPBP family intramembrane glutamic endopeptidase: protein MTTVSTPPGTAGISRKLLGIELLVVLGLSFGMSGLGALISFLGSVTEPAQLAKQVATLNGSRAPGRPWLDLAWQLYYIVRGLMPVALVGYLLVREGASLRMLGFDLRQKWRDLGRGTAVAAAIGGTGLLFYLASQAAGVNLTVAPSGLPDVWWRVPVLICSAWENSIAEEVIVLGFLLRRLGQLGWSWPAIVVTSAVLRGSYHLYQGIGGLVGNMVMGVVFCLLYRRWGRVMPLVVAHALIDTVAFVGYALLAGHVSWLPTG from the coding sequence GTGACCACCGTTTCGACCCCGCCCGGGACCGCCGGGATCTCACGGAAGCTGCTCGGGATCGAGCTGCTGGTGGTGCTCGGGCTCTCGTTCGGGATGAGCGGTCTCGGCGCGCTGATCAGCTTCCTGGGCTCGGTTACCGAGCCCGCGCAGCTGGCCAAGCAGGTGGCCACCCTGAACGGCTCGCGCGCCCCCGGCCGGCCCTGGCTGGACCTGGCCTGGCAGCTCTACTACATCGTGCGCGGCCTGATGCCGGTGGCCCTGGTCGGCTACCTGCTGGTGCGCGAGGGCGCCTCGCTGCGGATGCTCGGCTTCGACCTCCGGCAGAAGTGGCGCGACCTGGGCCGGGGCACCGCGGTGGCGGCCGCGATCGGCGGCACCGGCCTGCTGTTCTACCTGGCCTCGCAGGCGGCCGGCGTCAACCTGACCGTCGCCCCGTCCGGCCTCCCGGACGTCTGGTGGCGGGTGCCGGTGCTGATCTGCTCGGCCTGGGAGAACTCGATCGCCGAGGAGGTGATCGTGCTCGGCTTCCTGCTCCGCCGGCTCGGGCAGCTGGGCTGGAGCTGGCCCGCGATCGTGGTCACCAGCGCGGTGCTGCGCGGCTCGTACCACCTCTACCAGGGCATCGGCGGTCTGGTCGGCAACATGGTGATGGGCGTGGTGTTCTGCCTGCTGTACCGCCGCTGGGGCCGGGTGATGCCGCTGGTGGTGGCGCACGCCCTGATCGACACGGTGGCCTTCGTGGGGTACGCCCTGCTGGCGGGTCACGTCTCCTGGCTGCCGACCGGCTGA
- a CDS encoding HAD domain-containing protein, whose translation MPKPLLFLDVDGVLNPVCPHPDADFDTHTLLGYAVLLSARHAAWLRELAETYELCWATTWEDHANIHIAPVLGLPRLPVVRFSGYVPQPDDPKIPVLDLIAAHKWAPLLRYADGRPFAWVDDVIPGSLLRRSLLRRDRLLLPVDPGQGLQRHHVDRLLQRPPGAGRLGQHCA comes from the coding sequence GTGCCAAAGCCGCTGCTGTTCCTGGACGTCGACGGAGTCCTCAACCCGGTCTGTCCGCACCCCGACGCGGACTTCGACACGCACACCCTGCTCGGCTACGCCGTGCTGCTCTCGGCCCGGCACGCCGCCTGGCTGCGCGAGCTGGCGGAGACGTACGAGCTCTGCTGGGCCACCACCTGGGAGGACCACGCCAACATCCACATCGCCCCGGTGCTCGGCCTGCCCCGGCTGCCGGTGGTCCGGTTCTCCGGGTACGTGCCGCAGCCGGACGACCCGAAGATCCCGGTGCTCGACCTGATCGCCGCGCACAAGTGGGCCCCGCTGCTCCGGTACGCCGACGGCCGCCCGTTCGCCTGGGTGGACGACGTGATCCCGGGCAGCCTGCTGCGCCGCTCGCTGCTGCGCCGGGACCGGCTGCTGCTGCCGGTCGACCCGGGCCAGGGCCTGCAGCGCCACCACGTCGACCGGCTGCTGCAACGGCCGCCCGGCGCCGGGCGGCTGGGTCAGCACTGCGCCTGA
- a CDS encoding MFS transporter, with translation MTSTRFPWAGRNYRVQTAATVISGIGTSGAPIATAFAVLALGGTVTEVGYVTAARIVPMVLLLLLGGALADRLPRHHVMVAANLFSSLSQAVLAVLVLTGEARLWHLLLLSAAGGVGFAFYAPAAEGMIMESVAKEHSARAFAVFRMALNGAQIGGAALGGALVAAVGPGWVLAIDAGTFLGAAALRLLLDLDAPVRETDGGGLLADLREGWREFTGRRWLWVVVLQFSVLMAALGAVESVYGPVVAKERLGGADAWGLALAAFGLGLLAAGPLMVRWQPQRILLVGNYGVFLFALPAVALAAGTSLPVLSAAMFLSGAGITVFGVNWMVALQQEIPPELFSRVAAYDHFGSIGLMPLGTAAAGPVALALGMEGALWTCAALIAVLALLVLAEPQVRRLRRAAPDVVPERETVTSG, from the coding sequence ATGACCAGCACCCGCTTTCCCTGGGCCGGCCGCAACTACCGGGTCCAGACCGCCGCCACCGTGATCAGCGGCATTGGCACCTCGGGTGCGCCGATCGCCACCGCGTTCGCCGTGCTCGCGCTCGGCGGCACGGTCACCGAGGTCGGCTACGTCACCGCCGCCCGGATCGTCCCGATGGTGCTGCTGCTCCTGCTCGGCGGCGCGCTGGCCGACCGGCTCCCCCGGCACCACGTGATGGTCGCCGCCAATCTGTTCAGCTCGCTCTCCCAGGCCGTGCTTGCGGTCCTGGTGCTGACCGGCGAGGCCCGGCTCTGGCACCTGCTGCTGCTCTCCGCCGCCGGTGGCGTCGGCTTCGCGTTCTACGCCCCGGCCGCCGAGGGCATGATCATGGAGTCGGTGGCCAAGGAGCACTCCGCCCGGGCCTTCGCGGTCTTCCGGATGGCGCTGAACGGCGCCCAGATCGGCGGCGCCGCGCTCGGCGGCGCACTGGTCGCGGCGGTCGGCCCCGGCTGGGTGCTGGCGATCGACGCCGGCACCTTCCTCGGCGCCGCCGCCCTGCGACTGCTGCTCGACCTGGACGCCCCGGTCCGCGAGACCGACGGCGGCGGGCTGCTGGCCGATCTCCGGGAGGGCTGGCGGGAGTTCACCGGCCGCCGCTGGCTCTGGGTGGTGGTGCTCCAGTTCAGCGTGCTGATGGCGGCGCTCGGCGCCGTCGAGTCGGTGTACGGGCCGGTGGTGGCCAAGGAACGGCTCGGCGGCGCGGACGCCTGGGGTCTTGCGCTGGCCGCCTTCGGCCTCGGGCTGCTGGCGGCCGGACCGCTGATGGTCCGTTGGCAGCCGCAGCGGATCCTGCTGGTCGGCAACTACGGGGTCTTCCTGTTCGCCCTGCCGGCCGTCGCGCTCGCCGCCGGGACCTCGCTGCCGGTGCTCTCGGCCGCGATGTTCCTCAGCGGCGCGGGCATCACCGTCTTCGGCGTGAACTGGATGGTCGCGCTCCAGCAGGAGATCCCGCCCGAGCTGTTCTCCCGGGTCGCCGCGTACGACCACTTCGGCTCGATCGGCCTGATGCCGCTCGGCACCGCCGCCGCGGGCCCGGTCGCCCTGGCCCTCGGCATGGAGGGCGCGCTCTGGACCTGTGCGGCGCTGATCGCCGTACTCGCGCTGCTGGTACTGGCCGAACCCCAGGTCCGCCGCCTCCGCCGGGCCGCTCCCGACGTTGTACCGGAACGGGAAACCGTCACTTCCGGGTGA